In Labilibaculum sp. DW002, one DNA window encodes the following:
- a CDS encoding succinate dehydrogenase: protein MSSFLSSSIGKKLIMSLSGLFLIVFVLVHLVLNSFLLFDSTGELFNAGAHFMSLPVIRFGLQPVLFGGFIIHIIYAITLTLQNMKARPQKYAVQNLGNSSTWSSRNMFVLGGLVLVFIAMHLMHFFVPIQITGEGLESVTIHGEEMHNGAALVKALFTAGTFGISLHWSLCVRRYSFRITPCSRILVSFPINWIQQ from the coding sequence ATGAGCAGTTTTTTAAGTTCATCAATTGGGAAAAAGCTGATAATGAGTTTATCAGGCCTTTTTCTTATTGTTTTTGTGTTGGTTCATCTTGTATTAAACTCATTTTTGTTGTTTGATAGTACTGGTGAATTATTCAACGCAGGAGCTCACTTTATGTCGTTGCCAGTTATCCGTTTTGGATTACAGCCGGTATTGTTTGGTGGTTTCATTATCCACATCATTTACGCTATTACACTAACACTTCAGAACATGAAGGCTCGTCCTCAGAAGTATGCAGTACAGAACTTAGGTAACAGCAGTACTTGGTCGTCTCGTAACATGTTTGTGTTAGGTGGACTTGTTTTGGTTTTCATCGCTATGCACTTGATGCATTTCTTTGTACCAATCCAAATTACGGGAGAAGGATTAGAATCTGTAACTATTCATGGTGAAGAGATGCATAATGGAGCAGCTTTGGTGAAAGCCTTATTTACTGCTGGTACTTTTGGGATTAGTTTACACTGGTCTTTATGTGTTAGGCGGTATTCTTTTAGGATTACACCTTGCTCACGGATTTTGGTCAGCTTTCCAATCAATTGGATTCAGCAATAA
- a CDS encoding alpha/beta fold hydrolase — MDQFLQFKNYDLRYRDKGKGNTVVLLHGYLESIETFANFANDLSRLARVITVDLPGHGMSNLKVKSCSIEEMADAIDALTVHLKLKKINIIGHSMGGYVALAYADKYVHKLESFCLFHSSPNADTEEKKENRKKEIDLILEGKKELICKSSIPNTFSNKNLKKFAHEIERITKIACETPDHGIVAALEAMMNRPDRNHVLKALDMPKVSMIGKEDNFTPMKVAGEIAKANNLTPFVLQTSGHMGFIEQRQECLREIFRIIYEC; from the coding sequence ATGGATCAATTTTTACAGTTTAAAAATTACGATTTACGTTACCGTGATAAAGGAAAGGGAAATACGGTGGTTTTATTACACGGATATCTGGAATCGATAGAAACATTTGCAAATTTTGCCAACGATCTTTCAAGACTGGCTAGGGTAATAACTGTAGACTTACCTGGTCATGGGATGTCGAACCTAAAAGTGAAATCTTGCAGCATTGAGGAAATGGCCGATGCGATTGATGCTTTAACAGTTCATTTGAAACTAAAAAAAATCAATATTATTGGGCATTCTATGGGTGGTTACGTTGCCTTGGCATATGCCGATAAATATGTGCATAAACTGGAAAGCTTTTGCCTTTTTCATTCATCGCCAAATGCTGATACAGAAGAGAAAAAAGAAAATCGGAAAAAAGAAATTGATTTAATTCTGGAAGGTAAAAAAGAACTCATTTGCAAGTCTAGCATCCCAAATACTTTTTCGAACAAGAATTTGAAAAAATTTGCTCATGAAATTGAAAGAATAACAAAAATTGCTTGCGAAACTCCAGATCATGGCATTGTTGCTGCATTAGAAGCGATGATGAATCGACCCGATCGAAATCATGTTTTAAAAGCTCTCGACATGCCTAAAGTGAGCATGATTGGTAAAGAAGATAATTTTACACCAATGAAAGTAGCAGGTGAAATTGCTAAAGCCAATAACTTAACCCCTTTCGTACTGCAAACATCAGGACACATGGGATTTATAGAGCAACGACAGGAATGTTTACGAGAAATTTTTAGGATTATTTATGAGTGTTAA
- a CDS encoding outer membrane beta-barrel protein: protein MKKIFTLIMACVVFAGVASAQSDSFKSFRVDAGLLYAMPGGDALDAGVGYYLNPKYHITDNVLLGAKLEGAVMGSANEDAFDVSAVVSYAATFDYYFNTNSFRPFVGMDAGIYSLGSIEFDSSTDLGGGNTIDINGDYDLGSKFGIAPKVGFSYGHFDMALQYNLIFGQEKGYDEYNYMSVKLGFHFGGGKK, encoded by the coding sequence ATGAAAAAAATTTTTACGCTAATTATGGCCTGTGTAGTATTTGCAGGAGTTGCTTCGGCACAATCAGATTCTTTTAAATCTTTTCGAGTAGATGCAGGTTTACTTTATGCAATGCCAGGTGGTGATGCTCTTGATGCTGGTGTTGGATACTATTTGAATCCTAAGTATCATATAACAGATAATGTATTGTTAGGTGCTAAATTAGAAGGTGCTGTTATGGGGTCTGCTAATGAAGATGCATTTGATGTTTCTGCTGTTGTTTCTTATGCTGCAACTTTCGATTACTATTTCAATACCAATTCTTTCCGTCCATTTGTTGGAATGGATGCTGGTATTTATTCATTGGGTTCAATCGAATTTGATTCTAGTACTGATTTGGGTGGTGGAAATACCATAGATATTAATGGAGATTATGATTTAGGATCTAAGTTTGGTATTGCTCCAAAAGTTGGTTTTTCTTATGGTCACTTCGACATGGCTCTTCAGTACAACTTGATTTTCGGTCAAGAAAAAGGATATGACGAGTATAACTATATGTCTGTTAAACTTGGATTCCATTTTGGTGGAGGAAAGAAATAA